One segment of Clostridium ljungdahlii DSM 13528 DNA contains the following:
- a CDS encoding cell wall-binding repeat-containing protein, with product MKKIITKIIMFLFIVGIGMCGFSGSTYAEASANAKITQQSVNISKDRICGNDRIETSLKISQSGWKNGSSTVVIAQGYGYADALCAGPLAKKYNAPIILSKQDGLSDEIVSELKRLKASKAFVIGGKASLSDNVESELKNIGINDVERLEGATRYETSVKIAESLGSSVNSIVVASGNGYADSLSIAPIASKKGMPILLSQKDSLPDVVKNYIKKVNVNKSYVIGGTNSISDNIANALSNVQRIGGSNRFETNLAVLQNFKSDFDFSNVYIAEGNGTNGNEFADALSGSALAAEKSAPVVLVYNTISTDTANFVKSNMSKDTVLTALGGTLVVPDTILNGIEDLFNGKTPDSGIGNPTTATTTTTTTIPTNPTSDQLHVSLAIDGYKGNIINETNLEVSKGESVYDLLKSTLDSKKIKFVNKGTGGSTTGAAVYISSIDGETEFDRPRGNGQTNQSGWKYSVDGTFPNHGCGVEYINNDNEKIHWIYVVGAWDENQFRDVDSITLNKTDLTLNANQTENLTAIVSPSNATDKDVTWESSDKTVATVDSNGKVTAVNSGTATITASSIDNTKGFVRNYTPQSASCKVTVNSSNPGGNIPSSISVTGITLDKTGTVAVGDTLQLKASVQPDNATDKNVNWSSSDKTIASVDGKGLVTGVKEGTATITAVTEDGNKTAACTITVKNSQTKDYTSSINNLINGISSSITSDNCDDWIALGLNKTGNQVPKDYLSKLQDRITSNTKGGVLDLGRPTEYERTTLAVLAAGGYPTNISGQNLIEKMCNSDMDSQGINAYVFGLIALDSKNFKVPDNVKWTRDALIKAILNNKTKDGGWSYAGDSADPDMTAMAISALAPYYNTNSDVKSAVDVAVNTLSKIQKGDGGFVSCDSENSESSAQVIIGLCANGIDPTTDSRFIKNGKNPMDSLLSFATSDNKGFGHTDTSLNGMSTEQGLEAVAAYNLFKSKGGSLYKF from the coding sequence ATGAAAAAAATTATAACTAAGATTATTATGTTTTTGTTTATAGTAGGTATTGGAATGTGTGGTTTTAGTGGAAGTACATATGCAGAAGCAAGTGCAAATGCAAAAATTACACAGCAAAGTGTAAATATAAGTAAAGACAGGATTTGTGGAAATGATAGAATTGAAACTTCACTGAAAATAAGCCAAAGTGGTTGGAAAAATGGTTCAAGTACTGTAGTTATAGCCCAGGGTTATGGATATGCAGATGCCCTTTGTGCAGGACCACTTGCTAAAAAATATAATGCACCTATAATACTTTCAAAGCAAGATGGATTAAGTGATGAAATTGTAAGTGAGTTAAAAAGACTTAAGGCAAGTAAGGCCTTTGTAATTGGAGGAAAAGCTTCACTATCTGACAATGTGGAATCTGAACTAAAAAATATTGGTATAAATGATGTAGAGAGGCTCGAAGGTGCAACAAGGTATGAGACTTCTGTGAAAATAGCTGAAAGTTTAGGAAGTAGTGTAAATAGTATTGTAGTTGCATCTGGAAACGGCTATGCAGATAGTCTTTCTATAGCACCTATAGCTTCAAAAAAAGGAATGCCAATACTTTTATCGCAAAAGGATAGTCTTCCTGATGTAGTTAAAAATTATATAAAAAAAGTAAACGTGAACAAAAGTTATGTAATAGGTGGAACAAACTCTATATCTGATAATATAGCAAATGCTCTCTCAAATGTGCAGAGAATTGGAGGAAGCAATAGATTTGAAACAAACTTAGCTGTACTTCAAAATTTTAAATCTGATTTTGATTTTAGTAATGTGTATATAGCTGAGGGAAATGGAACAAATGGAAATGAATTTGCAGACGCACTTTCAGGTTCAGCTCTTGCAGCAGAAAAATCTGCTCCTGTTGTACTTGTTTATAATACAATATCTACCGATACTGCAAATTTTGTAAAGTCTAATATGTCTAAAGATACTGTTCTTACAGCTTTAGGTGGAACATTAGTGGTACCTGATACAATTTTGAATGGAATTGAAGATTTGTTTAATGGCAAAACTCCTGACAGTGGTATAGGGAATCCCACTACAGCAACCACAACTACAACTACAACTATACCGACAAATCCTACTTCAGATCAATTACATGTGTCACTTGCAATTGATGGTTATAAAGGGAATATAATCAATGAGACAAATTTGGAGGTTTCCAAAGGAGAGTCAGTTTATGACTTGCTTAAAAGCACTCTTGATAGTAAGAAAATAAAATTTGTAAATAAGGGAACTGGTGGCAGTACTACGGGTGCAGCTGTATATATATCAAGTATAGATGGAGAAACGGAATTTGATAGGCCAAGAGGAAATGGACAGACAAATCAGAGTGGATGGAAATACAGTGTGGATGGCACTTTCCCAAATCATGGCTGCGGAGTAGAATACATTAACAATGATAATGAGAAAATACACTGGATTTATGTTGTTGGAGCTTGGGATGAGAATCAGTTTAGGGATGTAGATTCAATTACCCTTAACAAAACTGATTTAACTTTAAATGCAAATCAAACTGAAAATCTTACAGCTATAGTTAGCCCTTCTAATGCTACCGATAAAGATGTAACATGGGAAAGCAGTGATAAAACTGTAGCTACAGTAGATAGCAATGGTAAAGTAACAGCCGTAAATTCAGGTACAGCAACAATAACGGCAAGTTCAATAGATAATACAAAGGGATTTGTTCGTAATTATACGCCACAATCTGCTTCCTGTAAGGTTACTGTTAATTCATCAAATCCAGGTGGAAATATTCCATCTTCTATTTCTGTAACAGGAATAACTTTAGATAAAACAGGGACTGTGGCAGTAGGAGATACACTCCAGTTAAAGGCATCAGTACAACCAGATAATGCTACTGATAAAAATGTAAATTGGTCAAGTAGTGATAAGACTATAGCATCGGTAGATGGAAAAGGATTGGTAACAGGAGTAAAAGAAGGAACAGCAACTATAACAGCAGTTACGGAAGATGGAAATAAAACAGCAGCTTGCACTATAACGGTAAAAAACTCCCAGACAAAAGATTATACATCATCTATAAATAATCTTATAAATGGAATAAGCTCAAGCATTACAAGTGATAATTGTGATGATTGGATTGCCCTTGGATTAAATAAAACAGGCAATCAGGTACCAAAAGATTATTTATCAAAATTACAGGACAGAATAACAAGCAATACAAAAGGAGGAGTACTGGATTTAGGACGACCTACGGAGTATGAAAGAACTACACTGGCAGTACTTGCAGCTGGAGGATACCCTACAAATATATCAGGTCAGAACCTTATAGAAAAAATGTGCAACAGTGATATGGACAGCCAGGGGATAAATGCCTATGTGTTTGGACTTATAGCCCTTGACTCAAAAAATTTCAAGGTACCGGATAATGTAAAATGGACTAGAGATGCTTTAATTAAAGCTATATTAAATAATAAAACCAAAGATGGCGGCTGGAGTTATGCTGGTGATTCAGCAGATCCTGATATGACTGCTATGGCAATTTCTGCACTAGCTCCATATTATAACACTAATTCAGATGTAAAATCAGCTGTTGATGTGGCAGTTAATACACTTTCCAAAATACAAAAAGGTGATGGTGGATTTGTATCCTGCGATAGTGAAAATAGTGAGAGTTCAGCTCAAGTTATAATAGGCCTGTGTGCAAACGGTATAGATCCAACTACAGATAGTAGATTTATAAAAAACGGTAAAAATCCAATGGATTCACTATTGAGTTTTGCCACAAGTGACAACAAAGGTTTTGGACATACAGATACTTCATTGAATGGTATGTCTACAGAACAGGGATTGGAAGCTGTGGCAGCATATAATCTTTTTAAGAGTAAAGGAGGATCCCTATACAAATTTTAG
- a CDS encoding Ig-like domain-containing protein, producing MKNFKVNLMSFIMTFVMMIGLLGTGTAQVFADGTGYSSQINSLINSMSPSITQNMGDWQTLDLNKAGKEVPGSYLTNLESNIKSGSDSLSLPTDYERTSLGILAAGGDPTNFAGMNLIEKIYNNEGIKEQGINAYVFALIALDAGKFNIPDGSKWTRDSLIQGILDNRTSDGGWSYSGGSADPDMTGMALSALAPYYGTNANVKSAVDGAVEILANIEKNDGGFASWSPKDGGGDENANSVAMVIIGLCDNNVDPTTDNRFTKNGRNPLDALLSYTVSDNSGFGYTDNKSVNGMATEQGFRALAAYNLFKEGKGSVYKNFAANTSDTKVTGISLDKTSANLTEGDSLQLTPTITPKDATNAKVDWSSSDKTIAAVDGSGKVTAVKAGTVTITATTEDGQKTAVCTITVIAKTVPDKTIHVSMIIDGYKGNMLTDENIEASEGQTVYSMFKNELAAKGITYKNPDGDFSPYISDIAGETEKDRGAQSGWKYSVNGVFPNVGCGSVNLKDGDKVHWIYVQGAWDEIQFRDVDSIILDKQSLNLNVNGTQQLTATIDPDNATDKGVTWESSDPTVATVDKNGNVTAVKAGTATITAASVDNDRTDFNQKKYVAKTAQCTVTVNSQQTQTVTVTGVSLDKTSANLTTGDTLQLTPTITPKDATNTKVDWSSSDKTIAAVDENGNVTAVKAGTATITVVSEDNKDAKVQCTVTVSDKKQTVQVDLSVTGYKGSILDAKSIEAEDGKTVEQVVKQVLDDKKIEYTDDNGYFSMIGNESERDRGAISGWMYDVNSIQPTVGMKDCKVKNGDKIRLFFTSDFGKTMFRDIDKISLDNTKKSLNVGDIQTIRANVSPITATETVNWSSSDPTIAAVDNNGNVTAVKTGTATITASGKYNKNITAQCAVTVAQPLVITNLTKDSSFKLGDDAKISVKAENNSGKDQDASLIVALYDEGGKFINYVCGKQTIKNDDSSILTTMMKLPEEGAYKLKAFIWDSLENMNPLSDVIDIPVQSK from the coding sequence ATGAAAAATTTTAAAGTTAATCTGATGTCATTTATTATGACATTTGTAATGATGATTGGCTTATTAGGAACTGGTACAGCCCAAGTATTTGCAGATGGAACTGGATATTCATCTCAAATAAATAGTCTTATAAATTCAATGAGTCCATCTATTACACAAAATATGGGTGATTGGCAGACCTTGGATTTAAATAAGGCAGGAAAAGAAGTACCGGGAAGCTATTTAACAAATCTTGAAAGTAATATAAAAAGTGGTTCAGATTCATTATCTTTACCTACAGATTATGAGAGAACTTCTTTGGGAATACTTGCAGCTGGTGGAGATCCAACAAACTTTGCTGGAATGAATTTAATAGAAAAAATATATAACAATGAGGGCATCAAAGAGCAAGGCATAAATGCCTATGTATTTGCACTTATAGCCCTTGATGCGGGAAAATTTAATATACCTGATGGCTCAAAATGGACTAGAGATAGTTTGATTCAGGGAATATTGGATAATAGAACAAGTGATGGTGGCTGGAGTTATAGTGGTGGTTCAGCAGATCCTGATATGACAGGAATGGCACTTTCAGCTTTAGCTCCATATTATGGCACTAACGCAAATGTAAAATCAGCTGTGGATGGAGCAGTTGAAATACTTGCAAATATTGAGAAGAATGATGGTGGGTTTGCATCATGGAGCCCTAAAGATGGTGGGGGCGACGAAAACGCAAACAGTGTAGCTATGGTAATAATAGGATTATGTGATAACAACGTAGATCCAACTACAGATAATAGATTTACAAAGAATGGTAGAAATCCTTTAGATGCGTTATTGAGCTACACAGTAAGTGACAATAGTGGATTTGGATATACAGATAATAAATCAGTTAATGGTATGGCAACAGAACAGGGATTTAGAGCACTAGCTGCATACAACCTTTTTAAAGAAGGCAAAGGATCAGTATATAAGAATTTTGCAGCAAATACTTCAGATACTAAGGTAACTGGAATAAGCTTGGATAAAACAAGTGCAAATCTTACAGAAGGGGATTCATTACAGCTTACACCAACAATAACACCAAAAGATGCTACTAACGCAAAGGTAGATTGGTCAAGCAGTGATAAAACTATAGCAGCAGTAGATGGAAGTGGGAAGGTAACAGCAGTAAAGGCAGGAACAGTAACAATAACAGCAACTACAGAAGACGGACAGAAAACAGCAGTTTGTACTATAACTGTTATTGCAAAAACTGTACCTGACAAAACCATACACGTATCAATGATTATTGATGGATATAAGGGAAATATGTTAACTGATGAAAATATAGAAGCTTCAGAAGGACAAACAGTTTATAGCATGTTTAAAAATGAACTTGCAGCCAAAGGAATAACTTATAAAAATCCTGATGGCGATTTCTCACCATATATATCTGACATAGCAGGTGAAACGGAAAAAGACAGAGGAGCACAAAGCGGCTGGAAATATAGCGTAAATGGAGTATTCCCTAATGTAGGCTGTGGAAGTGTTAACCTTAAAGATGGAGATAAAGTACATTGGATATACGTACAAGGCGCCTGGGATGAAATCCAGTTTAGAGATGTAGATTCAATTATCTTAGATAAACAAAGTTTGAACTTAAATGTAAATGGTACACAGCAGCTTACAGCTACAATTGATCCAGATAATGCTACAGATAAAGGTGTAACCTGGGAAAGCAGTGACCCTACAGTGGCAACAGTAGATAAAAATGGAAATGTAACAGCAGTAAAAGCAGGAACAGCAACAATAACAGCAGCATCAGTAGATAATGATAGAACAGATTTCAATCAAAAAAAATATGTGGCTAAAACAGCTCAATGCACAGTTACAGTAAATTCACAACAAACACAGACAGTAACGGTAACAGGAGTAAGTCTTGACAAAACAAGTGCAAATTTGACAACAGGAGATACATTGCAACTTACACCAACGATAACACCAAAAGATGCCACTAACACAAAGGTAGATTGGTCAAGCAGTGATAAAACTATAGCAGCAGTAGATGAAAATGGAAATGTAACAGCAGTAAAGGCAGGAACAGCAACAATAACAGTAGTATCTGAAGACAATAAAGATGCAAAGGTACAGTGTACAGTTACAGTATCAGATAAAAAGCAAACTGTTCAGGTAGATTTAAGTGTTACAGGCTATAAGGGAAGTATATTAGATGCTAAATCTATTGAAGCAGAAGATGGAAAAACAGTAGAACAAGTTGTAAAGCAGGTATTAGATGATAAAAAAATAGAATATACTGACGATAATGGATACTTTTCTATGATAGGTAATGAGTCAGAGCGTGATAGAGGGGCAATTAGTGGATGGATGTATGATGTTAATAGTATACAACCAACTGTAGGAATGAAAGATTGTAAAGTTAAAAATGGAGATAAAATAAGATTATTTTTTACAAGTGATTTTGGAAAAACTATGTTTAGAGACATAGATAAAATTAGTTTAGACAATACAAAAAAGAGCTTAAATGTAGGTGATATACAAACTATTCGAGCAAATGTATCTCCTATAACAGCTACAGAAACGGTAAATTGGTCAAGTAGTGATCCAACAATAGCGGCGGTAGACAACAATGGAAATGTAACGGCAGTAAAGACAGGAACGGCAACTATAACGGCCTCAGGTAAATATAATAAAAATATAACGGCACAGTGTGCAGTTACAGTAGCTCAGCCATTGGTAATAACTAATTTGACAAAGGATAGTTCATTTAAATTAGGTGATGATGCAAAGATATCTGTAAAAGCTGAAAATAATTCAGGTAAAGACCAGGATGCGTCATTAATAGTAGCTTTATATGATGAAGGTGGTAAATTCATCAATTATGTATGTGGAAAACAAACAATTAAAAATGACGATTCATCTATTTTAACAACTATGATGAAACTTCCAGAAGAAGGAGCATACAAATTGAAAGCATTTATTTGGGACAGCCTTGAAAATATGAATCCTCTTTCAGATGTTATAGATATACCCGTCCAATCAAAATAA
- a CDS encoding cell wall-binding repeat-containing protein, which translates to MQKVISKCTTFLFMIGIALSGFGNQVNADTNVSKNRIYGNDRIETSLKISQDGWKDGSSTVVIAQGYGYADALCAGPLAKKYNAPIILSKQDGLSDETVSELKRLKASKAFVIGGKASLSDNVESELKNIGINDVERLGGATRYETSVKIAESLGSVDSIVVASGSGYADSLSIAPIASKKGMPILLSEKDSLPDVDTEYIKKVNANKSYVIGGESVISDNIKNSLPNAQRIGGSTRFETNLAVLENFKSDLDFSNVYIAEGDGPNGNEFADALSGSALAAQKSAPLVLMYNSLNSNVEDFIKSNISNKTVFTALGGTKVVPDDAVDNIITAYNQANSGKNTNTSGGSSGGSSGGYTPVQPSGDLSLNSANQTYDGNTSGNKNEITGNVNISADKVSLQNVKIDGTLTIDPGASGVSTITNVTAGNIVVKSGADHSIYLNNVKSDSLLVNSSNSVRVEISSGTQIVDTQIAGSSTLVSPDDAKSTFGQVVVDSTSNPQITLTGGFENVNVKNRAAINLTGANVSAINASESFTLNINDDTSTVAALKVLEGCAVDGNKKITQTTVKNIVNVNKAGINLNIIENTSDDIDISAASKNDNDKIALTLYDSQGNLSYINQSENGNLQVKTALKSGKYHGFIKSSSTEIVNINEFEIK; encoded by the coding sequence ATGCAAAAAGTTATAAGTAAATGTACTACATTTTTATTTATGATAGGTATTGCATTATCTGGTTTTGGAAATCAGGTGAATGCAGATACAAATGTAAGCAAAAATAGGATTTATGGAAATGACAGAATTGAAACTTCATTAAAAATAAGTCAAGATGGCTGGAAAGATGGTTCAAGTACTGTAGTTATAGCTCAGGGTTATGGCTATGCAGATGCCCTTTGTGCAGGACCACTTGCTAAAAAATACAATGCGCCTATAATACTTTCCAAACAAGATGGATTAAGTGATGAAACTGTAAGTGAGTTAAAAAGGCTTAAGGCAAGTAAAGCTTTTGTAATTGGAGGTAAGGCCTCACTATCTGATAATGTGGAATCTGAGCTGAAGAATATTGGTATAAATGATGTGGAAAGGCTTGGAGGTGCAACAAGATATGAGACTTCTGTGAAAATAGCTGAAAGTTTAGGAAGTGTAGATAGTATTGTAGTTGCATCTGGTAGTGGCTATGCGGATAGTCTTTCTATAGCACCTATAGCATCTAAAAAAGGAATGCCAATACTTTTATCAGAAAAGGACAGCCTTCCTGATGTAGACACTGAATACATAAAAAAAGTAAATGCAAACAAAAGTTATGTAATAGGTGGAGAAAGTGTTATATCAGATAATATAAAAAATTCTCTTCCAAATGCACAGAGAATTGGAGGCAGTACCAGGTTTGAGACAAACTTAGCTGTACTTGAAAATTTCAAGTCTGATCTTGACTTTAGCAATGTGTATATAGCTGAAGGAGATGGACCTAATGGAAATGAATTTGCAGATGCTCTTTCAGGGTCAGCTCTTGCAGCACAAAAATCAGCTCCTTTAGTACTTATGTATAACAGCTTAAACTCAAATGTAGAGGATTTTATAAAGTCTAATATCTCTAATAAGACAGTATTTACGGCATTAGGAGGAACTAAAGTAGTTCCAGATGATGCTGTAGATAATATTATAACTGCATACAACCAAGCAAATAGTGGAAAAAACACTAATACTTCAGGGGGTTCTTCAGGAGGATCTAGTGGAGGATATACTCCAGTTCAGCCATCAGGTGATTTAAGTTTAAATTCAGCAAATCAAACTTATGATGGAAATACTTCTGGAAATAAGAACGAGATAACAGGAAATGTAAATATATCAGCAGATAAAGTTTCTCTTCAAAATGTAAAAATTGATGGCACACTTACAATAGATCCAGGTGCAAGTGGAGTTAGCACTATAACGAATGTTACAGCTGGTAATATAGTAGTAAAATCTGGGGCAGATCACAGTATTTATTTGAACAACGTGAAGTCTGATTCACTCCTGGTTAATAGCAGTAACAGCGTAAGGGTTGAGATAAGTAGTGGAACTCAAATAGTAGATACACAAATAGCAGGTAGTTCAACGCTAGTGTCTCCAGATGATGCTAAATCAACTTTTGGACAAGTTGTTGTGGATTCAACTTCAAATCCACAAATAACACTGACGGGTGGATTTGAAAATGTTAATGTAAAAAATAGAGCTGCCATAAATTTAACAGGAGCCAATGTATCAGCAATAAATGCTTCTGAAAGCTTTACTTTAAATATAAATGATGACACATCTACTGTAGCTGCACTAAAGGTGCTAGAAGGTTGTGCTGTTGATGGAAACAAAAAAATAACACAAACAACTGTAAAAAACATCGTAAATGTAAATAAGGCTGGAATTAACTTAAATATAATTGAAAATACTTCAGATGATATAGATATAAGTGCAGCTAGTAAAAATGATAATGATAAAATTGCTTTAACTTTATATGATAGCCAGGGGAACTTGAGTTACATAAATCAATCTGAAAATGGTAACTTACAGGTCAAAACTGCTCTTAAGTCCGGAAAATATCATGGCTTTATCAAATCTTCAAGTACTGAGATAGTTAATATAAATGAATTTGAAATTAAGTAA